From the genome of Loxodonta africana isolate mLoxAfr1 chromosome 19, mLoxAfr1.hap2, whole genome shotgun sequence:
tgaaaagaaatagccagaaagagaaaaaagaacagagtaatCGAAGGAGAGAGATAGACCCAGAGAGACCTAGAGACACATAGAGAAAGAGATCAGATATCAAAGACAAGAGGACAGGCAGAGCTACACACAAGGGGGCAGAGAGGAGGAACCCCGGACAGGGGACTGACTTCAGGCTGAGTGACACCTGTGGGGATGTGGGTGGGGTCCAGGTACGTGTGGGCGGGTGACAAAGTACCTACATACACCGGCACGCACCCCACGCCATCACACTCAGGCCATGTGACATTAgcacctctgtgcctcagtttctccatcaacCTGTCCACCCCTACCCGGCTGTGCCCACCACAGTCCCCACCCTGCCCTTACCTCGGCCATGGCCCCACTTCCCACCTCTTCTCTCGGGGCCTCGCCGCTCAGACGGCCCCTCCTCCTCTGAGTCCCGGTCATCAATCTTCTGTTTCTGTTTCCACTTCTGGTAGCTTGGAGGCCACGTTAAGGGAGCTCATGTGGGACGGTGCATGCTGGGCTGGAAGCAGGCCCCGCCCCACAGACACAGGCCCCATCCAGTCAGGCTTCTCCCTGTCCAGCAGACACAAGCCCCTcctccagcccccaccccaccccaaggaTACAGGTCCCGCTTGTAGGAACTGCTGATGTAGCGCCCACTCTCAGTCTTGATCTTCTTCTTGTCCTCCTGTCCAGGTTGCCCCACAAACCGCTTCTTCTTCCGGtccctgggggagggaggagagttGGGGGCTGCAGTGGAGGGGCCTGGGAAGCCTATCTCCTCTCCTGCCCCCTTCCCTGGGTGATTGGGTTAAATGAAGGCGGGTACTCAATAAAGGCCTGTTCCCTGCAGCCCCGAGTCCCATAGGGAGTGTGGGGACACGGTCCTGGCACCAGCTGGGGGACCTGCTTCAGGGGTTTCTGATCCCTGCTCTGCTACTTCTCTGGCCCCTCGGAAGAATCCTGTCACTGATCTGGGCCGCCAAGTCCTCATGGGCAAAACAGGCTCTAGGCCCTGTCTGCAGAAACCAGCCAGCAAAAAAAGTGGAGATGGGGTTGGGATCTCCGCTGCAGAGGGTCAAAGCAAGGGGAAAGGACAGGCGGGGTCATGCCCACGCCACGGGACCTGCTCCAGGTGGTGGGGTTGGGACATTCGGGGGTGGCATCACCAGTGCGGGCCCAAGCTCCAGCTCGCTCACCATTTGAGCTGCTGCCGGCCCCGGGTCAGGTTCTGGGCTTCGTCCCCCATCAGGTCCAGGACGGCCCCGGCCATCTGCTGCTCGAAGGCCCCACTGTCCCCGACActcaggctgcagaggcaggaagGCATGAAAGGGGAGATGAAGGCCCCCCTGGCCCCGACCCAGCCCCGGGACCCAACCCCACTCACCCTCGCTCACTGTCGAAGTCCTTGGGCCGGTAGGGCACGTAGAAGTCCCGGTCCTGCTGCCGGGCCTCTGCCCGCCGCCTCTTGGCTCCCCCGTTGGGACCTAGCCGCCGCCGCTTCCGGCCCACAATCTCTGTGAAGACGTCCTGGCCACCGAGGCCCAGTGTCATGGCTGCAGCCCCAGGATGCCCTCCTGCCTTCCCACCCACCGGCCCAAGCCGAGTCTCCTGTtggagcctgtttcctcatctgcacaCAAGGTACAGGCCCTGTCTCAAGGACAGGCAGGGACAAGGCCGAGCGGGTGAGCCACAGCTTCCAGTCCCCCAGGCTGTAAACAGGCAAGGAGCTGAGACAACCCCCAACCCCGCAACCTCGGGGCTGGCCTCCAGGGTCCTCAAGGCAGGGCCTGTACCTCCACGCTCTTTTCggcctcctcttcctcccccctGGGCTTCTCCTCCACCAGGGCAGGGTCACTCAGTGCCGGGATGCTCAGGGCCTGGGCGCTTGGGGCTGGGTTTGCCAGACCCTCCTGTTGCCCCTGCTGGAAGCTGGCGATGGCTTTGCGATCCTTCTGCCGCTTGGCGCGCATCACCTGGCTGCTCAGGTCCCGGCTGGAGGCATTGATCTCAAAGATGGTCTGCAGGGAGACACCCGAGTCCCTCAGCCATGGGTCTCCTCTGCACCAGCCCCACCCTCACCAGCTCTGTAGGTGCCTACCAGGTGCCAGATGGTGGACTGAGATCCCCAAGTCCTCTCAGCTCTACGAGGCGGGTACCCTCATCACCCCCATCCCACAACAAGAGGAGCTCAGAGAGGGCGATAACCTGCCcgtggtcacacagctaggaccACCCCCAGCCCCATCCCTGACAATGGTCTCTCTCTTGTGCACCCTTCCTTAAGCATAAGATGGGTGCTGTGGGGGGGGGTCAagatgagggagggaggagaggcaaTCGGAAGCCAGGTCGTCAGGCCTCTACACTTCCTGCCCCATGCGCCTCAGTCTACCCATTCGTAAACGGTGGGGTGGTCTCAGTTGTGCATCTGCTGGAGACCAGCAGAGATGATTCCAGAACGAGAGGCATTTCTAGAGACACTGACGGGGCCCAGGCTGCAGACTAAGAAGCTCAATCCCATGGTCTTGCCCCAGATCAGGGGTGCCCCCGAAGTACAGGCACCACAGCACCCCTGTGCCCAGGCTGCTCCGAGCCAGTGTGTGGTCCCGCCCAGGCCCTCACTCACTGCCCGTGAGCGGTACTTCTTGATACTGTCCACCAGCCGCAGCCGCAGCAGCTCCTGCTCCCCGAAGCGCGAGCCTGGTGGGGGGGAGGTGTGAGGCCAGGGCTCGGTTCTGCAGGGCCCGCCCTCCGCCTCGCTACCCATCTGCCACCCCATGCAGGGACTCACTGAAGAGTGGGTGTAGGCCCAGCCCCGCAAGGTCCAGCGCCTTGGCCCTCTTGATGGACTCGGGTGAGGGTGCTGGCCTGGAGCGCACGTACTGCTGCTGGGCGTTGTCGGCCACACGGCCCAGGCCCCGCAGCTCCAGCGATGCCACCAGCGTGCTCTGCAGGCTGCAGTCCTCGTCGTCTACCACGCTCTGCGGCACGCGGCCCAGCACACCGTCCACGCGAGCCACATCTGCCACCCACACAGCGCCCGTCAGAGGCCATCCAGCCCGGCTCCCCTGCCCACACCCCTGCCTTCCCTCCCGACCCTCTCCTGGTCCCCAATTCTCAGAGAAACAGTCACAAAATCGTGACCACGTAAGAAACCACCACTTATCAGGTTGGCTCCCACTGCCAGCACTGTGCTCAGCACTTGAAAGCATtagaccaggggtcagcaaactacagcttGGAGACCAGccgcctgcttctgtaaatacaCGCATCCATCtgtgtattgtctatggctgcttttacgCCACAACGGCAGAAACAAGTAGCTGCCCAAACCTAAAATATTATCTAGCTCTGTAAGAAAATGCGTGCAGGCTCCCACATTACATCATTCAATCTCCACAGCAACcctatttttcagatgagaaaactgaggctctgagaggttaaATTACTTCCCCAGGGTTATCAAATGAGTTAGGGGCAGAGGCAGGCTCAACAATATCAAGAGCCCAATTATGGAGACTTACTACGTGCCCAACACCAtgttaaataaatacattatctCCTTTTTCCCTCAAACCCATGAGGAAAGTgcctcctgttcttttttgtgtggtgtttgTTGTTCTAGCTTTTTATTATGGATAAtaagcaaagacaaaaagaatGGAGTATGAACTACCAATGTTTTGCCAGTCTTGCAAGGCAGCACTCTGAtgatcccattttagagatgaggaagctgaggctcctGTGCTCATACCTGCCCCcaccttctctcaggccaggatgGGTAAGCTTCACCCCTGTCCCCAACATGAACTCTATGGGGGCCCCCAGCCGGGCCCCGCTCCACTCACCTGAGGGCTCCTCGTGGGGGCGGGCGAGGGTGAGGGCACGGCCCAGGAAGAGGTGCAGGTCCAGCAGGTAGGGGACCTCGTCCGGGGCCACCAAGGAGTAGGCTGTGCCACTTCGGCCAGCCCGGGCCACACGACCTGTGGGGAAGAGATGATCAAACCAAGGAGCAGAAGAACCCCACCCTCAGCCACGAGTCCCCGTGCCAAACCCCGAGGGTGTGGGCCAGGGCAAGGCCCCCGCCTAGCTGAGCCACTGGTCCCATCTACGAAAGGGAAGGGGCCTGACAGTCACATGGCACTCTGGGAAGGCTGGCAAAACCACACATGAAGCACTTCTCCAGTCGGTATCCACAGACTTTAGCATCCCCACTTCTGGGGATTTTCCCAAAAGGAATAATTGAGAATGCAAAGATTCAGCCACAGGATGCTGACTGCAGGGCTGACTTCCAGAGCCCCGAACGAGAGACGGCTTAAAAGCCCGCTGACTGAGAGCTGGTTATTTAGATTACAGCCATAAGCCAGACCAGAAAGCAAGCCCACTGTTGtccagtcgatcctgactcacggcaaccctgcgtgtcagagcacaactgctccacggggttttctttggcttactctttacggaaggagatcaccaaggctttcttctgcgGGGCCACTAGGTGAGTTCACGCTGCCAACCTCAGGTTAGCAGTCAggcacaaactgtgccacccaggggccttcactactttaaatgttatttaaaagGCTGCAAAGGTACCTAAGGAAGCAACTGAGAGAACCAGCTTCAGGGAGAGGACTGTCAGGGAGGAGGGGACCTGGGGGGCCACATGGGCAAGGACCACAGCAGGAACGTGACAGATAAAGCCCAGGCCCGGTGAACCTACAAGAGGAAGAGTCTCCTTGTCAGAGCTGTGGAACTGCCTGTTAGCATCCTGCCTGGACTGCATCCCTCAGTCTCGTTTCCTGCTCCCTGCCCtgcgcctcagtttccccatctgtcatGGCCAAGGTTGAGTCCCGTGCCCTTGGGTCCCTCCACAGATCCACGCCTGGTCCGGGCTCTGGCCCTTACCCACGCGGTGCAGGAAGAGCTTGCCCTTGGCGGGGAAGCTGTAGTTGATGACGTTGTCCAGCAGTGGGATGTCCAGGCCACGGGCCGCCAGGTCAGTCACGATGAGGGCAGAGCACTTGCCGTGCGTGAACTTGGCCAAGTTGATCTTACGGGCCGTCTGGTCTAGGGCGCTGTAGATGTGGGCACAGCTCACTCTCTGAGTCGTCAGCAGCTGCACGGagtggaggtgggagggagggcaggaagtGAGGGAGAGCCTTGGAGTGGGCCACAGCAGGGGGCGCCACACGCAGTGGACAAGACCATGGGCCTGGAGCCCAGCACCCTGGCTTTCAACCCCAGCTCTGCTGGATGACTCAGTGTCTTCGTCAGTACATTTACGTCACCTCCCTGCAGGGCTGTTTGAGTCCCTTAGGAAATCTAAAGGGGCCTCCCGGGGTACGAGGCTCATCTTATACTGTCTCAGACTATATCACTAACAAGCTCTGTGACCTGTCAAAGCTACTTAACCCCTCTGTGCTTCCACTTCCTCATCTGTAGGTTGAGGGAAACAATGGTTCTTTCTCGGCAGCGTTGTTGTGAGATTAAGTGAGTTAATACACACACAGTGCTGAGGACAAGGCCTGGGACACAGGGGGCGCTGGGCAAGTGTCACCTAGTCCTTAAAAATGACTGCTTTGGTCTGACTGGTGGGCGGCCAGAGCTGCAGAGGAACCACCATTAAACATGCGCGAGTGACTGAAGCCCAGTGAGCTGGGCTAACCCAGCTGGGAGGCACCGACAGAAGGGCCCCAGAACACCTGGATCTAGGAGGGCTCTCACAGGTATATACCAGTTACCGCGGCACTGACTGcaattcatagcgacctcatgtgtaacagagtagagctgtgctccggaGGCTTTCTGGTGGCTGGTTTTTTATGTctatctccaggcttttcttctaggtCTATAGGTATGAAAAACCCATCAAGTGGCTCTCTAAGGCCAGGGCACTTTACACGGCTTACTGCATGCAGCTTGTATCTCAACTCAAATAAGTAAAACATCAAACCTACAGGCAGGATGGCTGGGATGAACCCCAAAATAGAGGGGGCAGAGCGGGAATAATCAAGATTAGCAATGAGCTGATAATTGCTGTACCTAGATAACGGGTACTTGGAAATTCACTACACTAATTTCTGTACTTTAACATGTGTTCGAAATATCTCATCATAAagttacaatgaaaaaaaaaaaatagagcccaGGTCCATGTTGCAATCTGATGCTGCCCTCTGGTGGCGGCATACTGAACTGCAGCCCCAAGCTCAAGAGCTGGCACTCCGCCCCACAGGCTCTCGTCCTGCCTGGGAACCAGGTCAGGATCCTGCTCACCTCTGAAAGGTACTCGGCGTGGTGCTTTGTGGCCACAAACACCACAGTCTGGTCCTGCGGCCGCACCACAGTGCGCAGCAGGTGGAGTAGCACAGCAGGCTTGGTATCCTCACGCACGTGGAAGAAGGCAGTCTGTGGGGACAAAGGCCGTGTGGGTTGTTGGCTCATGGGTCCTGGCAGCAGGCCTGGGTAAGGGGGGCTGGGAGAGCCTCACCTTGAGCTGCTCGTTGAGTTTGGCATCCACATCCAGCCGGATGAGCGAGGGCTCCGTGAGGCCTGAGGTGAGCACAGAGGAGGGTCAGTGAGGGAGACAAGAGGAATGAGCCCCCCAGTCCCGACCCCTGCCAGGTCCCCATTCCCCTACCCCTGGCTTACCGGCCCGGGCAAACTCCACCAGCAGTTTGGGCAGTGTGGCAGAGAACAGCACTGTCTGGTGGCCCCCAGGGAGACGGTGAATGATTTCCTGCAGCTGCTCTGCGAACCCCATTTCAAAGAGCCTGCAGGGCAGGGGGCACGGGTCAGGACGGGGTCAGGAGAGGGGCTTCCACTCCCCTGCGTCCCAGCCTCGGCCATCCCTGTCCCACCACAATATCTGCCCAGGGGACTGGTGTGGGCCTCACATGTTTCTTTCCTTCAACTCACTTTCTCTTTATTTGACAACCTCATCCTAAgcaataaaaccagaaaaaaagtttgctgtcaagtcgactccgattcacggtgaccccacttgtgtcagagtagaactgtgctccatagggttttcagtggctgatttttctgaagcagatcgccaggccttgattctgaagtgcctctgggtggactcaaacctccaactttttggttagcagctgagtgcgttaactgtttgcaccacccaggaactcctcctAAGCAATTATAACCTTGAAATCTTGAGTCTGCTACCTTAGTTATGTTTCCTACAAATTCGTATTAGGGTAAACAATAACAGCACTCACTCTGTGCCAGACACAGTTctaagtacaggcagtccctgggttatgaacacaggacttatggacaactcgtacttaagaatggactgccataaagcctaatACATTAAAAGTTTGAGTTAAATACCATGGTCCGTAATAACGAATGCACACACTACTTTGTGACGGTTATGAAAATACTGCGCAGTCCGAAGTGCTGAAGTGTTTTACATGCATAACCAaccaaaaccatacccattgccatggagttgattccgactcatagtgaccctataggacagagtaaaactgctccatagagtttccaaggagcagctggtggattcaaatggccgaccttttagttagctgccatagctcttaaccacgatgccaccagggtttcctttatatgcatagaaaggtaaaatatagaGAGGCGGACCAAGAtggtagagtagtcagatgcttttggtgctccctcttacaacaaagaaccgaaaaaaacaagtgaaatgatgaTATAtaagacaagctaggagccctgaacatcaaagcaaagttagaaaacagaatgagcggcagagggagggaaagaaaattCACAAGCAGCGAggtgttgccagacctgaattgccgggaactctcaggcaccattccctggagcaaccGCAGCGGGGCTGGCGGTAGCATTTCAGacgcggtttcctcagggagagacagcaggcccc
Proteins encoded in this window:
- the DDX54 gene encoding ATP-dependent RNA helicase DDX54 isoform X1, whose product is MAAGTRPAAGSRSRTAGSRSRTAMAQWRKKKGLRKRRGAASQARGSDSEDGEFEIQAEDDSRARKLGPGRPLPTFPTSECTSDVEPDTREMVRAQNKKKKKSGGFQSMGLSYPVFRGIMKKGYKVPTPIQRKTIPMILDGKDVVAMARTGSGKTACFLIPMFERLKAHSAQTGARALILSPTRELALQTMKFTKELGKFTGLKTALILGGDKMEDQFAALHKNPDIIIATPGRLVHVAVEMSLKLQSMEYVVFDEADRLFEMGFAEQLQEIIHRLPGGHQTVLFSATLPKLLVEFARAGLTEPSLIRLDVDAKLNEQLKTAFFHVREDTKPAVLLHLLRTVVRPQDQTVVFVATKHHAEYLSELLTTQRVSCAHIYSALDQTARKINLAKFTHGKCSALIVTDLAARGLDIPLLDNVINYSFPAKGKLFLHRVGRVARAGRSGTAYSLVAPDEVPYLLDLHLFLGRALTLARPHEEPSDVARVDGVLGRVPQSVVDDEDCSLQSTLVASLELRGLGRVADNAQQQYVRSRPAPSPESIKRAKALDLAGLGLHPLFSSRFGEQELLRLRLVDSIKKYRSRATIFEINASSRDLSSQVMRAKRQKDRKAIASFQQGQQEGLANPAPSAQALSIPALSDPALVEEKPRGEEEEAEKSVEDVFTEIVGRKRRRLGPNGGAKRRRAEARQQDRDFYVPYRPKDFDSERGLSVGDSGAFEQQMAGAVLDLMGDEAQNLTRGRQQLKWDRKKKRFVGQPGQEDKKKIKTESGRYISSSYKRDLYQKWKQKQKIDDRDSEEEGPSERRGPERRGGKWGHGRGTSQPRSPGPPAGRVRSELKTKQQILKQRRQAQKMRFLQRGGLKQLSARNRHRAQELQRGAFGRGTRSKKGKMRKRM
- the DDX54 gene encoding ATP-dependent RNA helicase DDX54 isoform X2, which translates into the protein MAAGTRPAAGSRSRTAGSRSRTAMAQWRKKKGLRKRRGAASQARGSDSEDGEFEIQAEDDSRARKLGPGRPLPTFPTSECTSDVEPDTREMVRAQNKKKKKSGGFQSMGLSYPVFRGIMKKGYKVPTPIQRKTIPMILDGKDVVAMARTGSGKTACFLIPMFERLKAHSAQTGARALILSPTRELALQTMKFTKELGKFTGLKTALILGGDKMEDQFAALHKNPDIIIATPGRLVHVAVEMSLKLQSMEYVVFDEADRLFEMGFAEQLQEIIHRLPGGHQTVLFSATLPKLLVEFARAGLTEPSLIRLDVDAKLNEQLKTAFFHVREDTKPAVLLHLLRTVVRPQDQTVVFVATKHHAEYLSELLTTQRVSCAHIYSALDQTARKINLAKFTHGKCSALIVTDLAARGLDIPLLDNVINYSFPAKGKLFLHRVGRVARAGRSGTAYSLVAPDEVPYLLDLHLFLGRALTLARPHEEPSDVARVDGVLGRVPQSVVDDEDCSLQSTLVASLELRGLGRVADNAQQQYVRSRPAPSPESIKRAKALDLAGLGLHPLFSSRFGEQELLRLRLVDSIKKYRSRATIFEINASSRDLSSQVMRAKRQKDRKAIASFQQGQQEGLANPAPSAQALSIPALSDPALVEEKPRGEEEEAEKSVEDVFTEIVGRKRRRLGPNGGAKRRRAEARQQDRDFYVPYRPKDFDSERGLSVGDSGAFEQQMAGAVLDLMGDEAQNLTRGRQQLKWDRKKKRFVGQPGQEDKKKIKTESGRYISSSYKRDLYQKWKQKQKIDDRDSEEEGPSERRGPERRGTSQPRSPGPPAGRVRSELKTKQQILKQRRQAQKMRFLQRGGLKQLSARNRHRAQELQRGAFGRGTRSKKGKMRKRM